A single Streptomyces mirabilis DNA region contains:
- a CDS encoding LLM class flavin-dependent oxidoreductase, protein MDDTDEIRGTAQGTAPVPLSVLDLVTVGAGRTATDALRTSVAISRLAESRGFHRYWVAEHHSMPGVASSSPAVILAHLAAHTTRIRLGSGGVMLPNHAPLVIAEQFGTLEAMAPGRVDLGLGRAPGTDGATAAALRRTDRLNEGADDFPEQLAELARFLDDDFPAGHPYARIHAVPGPVQSTSPGGVQSPHRPPIWLLGSSGFSARLAGVLGLPFAFAHHFSAQNTIPALDLYRESFRPSAVLDAPYALIGVSALATDDEKEARRQVRAAALNMVRLRTGRPGLVPTPEEAEAYDFSPMEREFVDSWNANVIHGTADEVRAGLDDLQKRTGADELMLTGNAHGGDVRLRSYELIADVYGLPKAD, encoded by the coding sequence GTGGACGACACGGACGAGATCCGAGGCACCGCGCAAGGCACCGCGCCCGTACCCCTCTCCGTACTGGACCTGGTCACGGTGGGCGCCGGCCGCACCGCGACCGACGCCCTGCGCACCAGCGTCGCCATCTCCCGCCTCGCAGAGTCCCGCGGCTTCCACCGCTACTGGGTCGCCGAACACCACTCCATGCCGGGCGTGGCCTCCTCCTCACCCGCGGTGATCCTCGCCCACCTCGCCGCCCACACGACCCGCATCCGCCTGGGCTCGGGCGGCGTCATGCTCCCGAACCACGCCCCCCTGGTGATCGCGGAGCAGTTCGGCACGCTGGAAGCCATGGCCCCGGGCCGAGTGGACCTGGGCCTGGGCCGAGCCCCCGGCACCGACGGCGCCACGGCCGCAGCCCTCCGCCGCACCGACCGCCTGAACGAGGGCGCCGACGACTTCCCCGAGCAGCTCGCGGAGCTGGCCCGTTTCCTGGACGACGACTTCCCGGCCGGTCACCCCTACGCCCGCATCCACGCGGTCCCGGGCCCCGTCCAGTCGACCTCCCCGGGCGGCGTACAGTCCCCGCACCGCCCCCCGATCTGGCTCCTCGGCTCCTCCGGTTTCAGCGCCCGCCTGGCCGGCGTCCTCGGCCTCCCCTTCGCCTTCGCGCACCACTTCTCGGCCCAGAACACGATCCCGGCGCTGGACCTCTACCGCGAGTCCTTCCGGCCGAGCGCCGTGCTGGACGCCCCGTACGCCCTGATCGGCGTCTCCGCCCTCGCCACGGACGACGAGAAGGAGGCCCGCCGCCAGGTCAGGGCCGCGGCCCTGAACATGGTCCGGCTGCGCACCGGCCGCCCGGGTCTCGTCCCGACCCCCGAGGAGGCGGAGGCGTACGACTTCAGCCCGATGGAACGTGAGTTCGTCGACTCCTGGAACGCCAACGTCATCCACGGCACCGCGGACGAGGTCCGCGCCGGCCTCGACGACCTCCAGAAGCGCACCGGCGCCGACGAGCTGATGCTCACGGGTAACGCCCACGGCGGCGACGTACGCCTGCGCTCGTACGAACTGATCGCGGACGTGTACGGGCTGCCGAAGGCGGACTAG
- a CDS encoding EAL domain-containing protein has product MSGTSEGPTPTADLIRSAVTERHIDTSPRTSPRTYAGVPPSASVSAVSPPGASPCAGASPGSYAPAETPLGTLDTPESPLDTPESPLDTPESISDTPESIPGISESVPDAALVPPAGTSTSPGAFRAAFGAAPLPMAVVDREGLVVTANDSLGALCGTGSGALVGRIAADLVDLASDARTWHAYREVLRGRQARLRCTRRLKHPDGHSLWVQVTVAPLPAQEEAVLLSIADISARRELQARLRHLQMHDPVTRLPNRTLFFERLSSALEAEAYEEGGTGRIGLCYLDLDGFKAVNDTLGHRVGDRLLAAVAERLTRCADEAGYARGATPLVARLGGDEFALLVEDSTGTDQLADLAESVLKSLQAPFDLSGQRLSVSASIGVVERRAAGTSATHLMQAADTTLYWAKADGKGRWTLFDPERNAHRMTRQALSSTLRAAIDRNEFALEYQPLVGMEDGGVRGVEALVRWNHPQFGTLTPNRFIGLAEEDGSIVQLGRWVLATACRQARRWQLDHPDAAPIFVSVNVAVRQVWDSDLVADVAEILAETGLAPHLLQLELTESAVMGSAGRPLQALQSLSDMGVRIAIDDFGTGYSNLAYLSRLPVSVLKLDGSFVRGFQYEGPDGGAHPNPADEVIVEALIQLAHRLGLTVTAECVETASQATRLRGIGCDTGQGWLYSRPVAPDRISALLTASS; this is encoded by the coding sequence GTGAGCGGAACGTCCGAAGGGCCGACGCCCACGGCAGATCTCATCCGGTCGGCCGTCACAGAGCGTCACATCGACACATCTCCGCGTACGTCTCCTCGTACGTACGCCGGGGTGCCTCCCAGCGCATCCGTCTCCGCTGTTTCACCCCCCGGCGCATCCCCCTGCGCCGGTGCCTCTCCCGGCTCGTACGCCCCGGCGGAAACACCCCTCGGCACCCTCGACACGCCTGAGTCCCCCCTCGACACGCCTGAGTCCCCCCTCGACACGCCCGAGTCCATCTCCGACACGCCCGAGTCAATTCCTGGCATTTCCGAGTCCGTCCCCGATGCGGCGCTCGTCCCACCCGCCGGGACCTCGACATCTCCCGGTGCGTTCCGTGCCGCCTTCGGCGCCGCGCCCCTTCCGATGGCCGTGGTCGACCGCGAGGGTCTGGTCGTCACCGCCAACGATTCGCTCGGCGCGCTGTGCGGCACCGGATCGGGCGCGCTCGTGGGGCGGATCGCGGCCGATCTGGTGGATCTGGCCTCCGACGCCCGCACCTGGCACGCGTACCGCGAGGTACTGCGCGGCCGGCAGGCCCGGCTGCGCTGCACCCGTCGCCTCAAGCACCCCGACGGGCACTCGCTCTGGGTGCAGGTGACGGTCGCTCCGCTGCCCGCGCAGGAGGAGGCGGTGCTGCTGTCCATCGCAGACATCAGCGCCCGCCGTGAACTCCAGGCGCGGCTGCGGCACTTGCAGATGCACGACCCGGTGACCCGGCTGCCCAACCGCACGTTGTTCTTCGAGCGGCTCTCGTCCGCCCTGGAGGCGGAGGCGTACGAGGAGGGCGGCACCGGCCGGATCGGGCTCTGCTATCTGGACCTGGACGGGTTCAAGGCGGTCAACGACACGCTCGGCCACCGGGTCGGCGACCGGCTGCTCGCGGCCGTGGCCGAACGGCTGACGCGCTGCGCCGACGAGGCGGGTTACGCCCGGGGGGCCACTCCCCTGGTCGCCCGGCTGGGCGGCGACGAGTTCGCCCTGCTGGTCGAGGACTCGACAGGGACGGACCAGTTGGCCGACCTCGCCGAGTCCGTCCTGAAGTCACTGCAGGCGCCCTTCGACCTCTCGGGGCAACGGCTGTCGGTCTCCGCGTCGATCGGGGTCGTCGAGCGGCGCGCCGCCGGGACGTCCGCGACCCATCTGATGCAGGCCGCGGACACCACGCTGTACTGGGCGAAGGCGGACGGCAAGGGCCGCTGGACGCTGTTCGACCCGGAGCGCAACGCCCACCGGATGACCCGTCAGGCGCTCTCCTCCACGCTCCGGGCGGCGATCGACCGGAACGAATTCGCCCTGGAGTACCAGCCCTTGGTGGGCATGGAGGACGGCGGGGTGCGCGGGGTCGAGGCGCTGGTCCGCTGGAACCATCCGCAGTTCGGCACGCTGACGCCGAATCGGTTCATCGGATTGGCCGAGGAAGACGGTTCGATCGTGCAGCTGGGCCGTTGGGTACTGGCCACGGCCTGCCGCCAGGCCCGCCGTTGGCAGCTGGACCACCCGGACGCGGCGCCGATCTTCGTCAGCGTCAACGTCGCCGTACGGCAGGTGTGGGACTCCGACCTGGTCGCGGACGTGGCGGAGATCCTCGCGGAGACGGGTCTCGCCCCGCATCTGCTCCAGTTGGAGCTGACGGAGTCGGCGGTGATGGGCTCGGCCGGGCGGCCTCTCCAGGCTCTCCAGTCCCTCAGCGACATGGGCGTCCGCATCGCCATCGACGACTTCGGCACCGGCTACTCCAACCTCGCCTACCTCAGCCGCCTGCCGGTCTCCGTCCTGAAGCTGGACGGCTCCTTCGTCCGCGGCTTCCAGTACGAGGGGCCCGACGGCGGCGCCCACCCCAACCCCGCCGACGAGGTCATCGTCGAGGCCCTCATCCAACTCGCCCACCGGCTCGGCCTGACGGTCACCGCCGAATGCGTGGAGACCGCCTCCCAGGCCACCCGGCTGCGCGGGATCGGCTGCGACACCGGGCAGGGCTGGCTGTACTCCCGCCCGGTGGCGCCGGATCGTATCTCCGCCCTCTTGACGGCGAGCTCCTGA
- a CDS encoding M6 family metalloprotease domain-containing protein: MSALAATSLITGPALAEPLFSPCALKRTEAHHSEGLDTWNADYPRPTRPLDAVLVYLSFPDSRPRTTPAELTADYFPATSQFFERASYGKFTLRPHPQRDWIRMPHTSTSYAIKRDWNAARRGDYLRDAVAAADRQVDFSRYDIVYFVADPDAPGVDSDATKVVNLDTPIEADGKDIRRVVTVFEKHPPDHLVLAHETGHVFDLPDLYHRPTDGKGEWDTYVGDWDLMGSQFGLAPDLFGWHKWKLGWLETRQVACLREHGTTRLTLEPLGSGPVTGGAGTAASGAPVSVASAPALAGPAPASGSGRPPSDSEGSASGPWGSVPGPGGSASGSGAPVSGPVSDPVSGGSVPGSRARTSALSASRAVLPTSAPGARIFGSGRGTKLAVVRTGPDSALAFEARTSTGNDGATCTQGILIYRIRSEADSGDGPVEVIDAHPHSESCWGESVYPPLADAPVGLGESFTVPGEKVRVEVEDRTASGAWTVKITTG; the protein is encoded by the coding sequence ATGTCGGCGCTGGCCGCTACTTCCCTGATCACGGGCCCCGCGCTCGCCGAACCCCTCTTCTCCCCCTGCGCCCTGAAGCGGACCGAGGCCCACCACTCGGAGGGCTTGGACACCTGGAACGCCGACTATCCGCGCCCCACCCGCCCCCTCGACGCGGTGCTCGTCTATCTGTCCTTCCCGGACTCCCGGCCCCGCACCACGCCCGCCGAACTGACCGCCGACTACTTCCCGGCCACCAGCCAGTTCTTCGAGCGCGCCTCGTACGGCAAGTTCACACTGCGCCCGCATCCGCAGCGCGACTGGATCCGGATGCCGCACACCTCCACCTCGTACGCCATAAAGCGCGACTGGAACGCCGCGCGGCGCGGCGACTATCTGCGTGACGCGGTCGCCGCGGCCGACCGGCAGGTCGACTTCTCCCGCTACGACATCGTCTACTTCGTGGCCGACCCGGACGCGCCGGGCGTCGACTCCGACGCGACGAAGGTCGTCAACCTCGACACCCCCATCGAAGCCGACGGCAAGGACATCCGCCGCGTCGTCACGGTCTTCGAGAAGCACCCGCCGGACCACCTCGTCCTCGCCCACGAGACGGGGCACGTCTTCGACCTGCCCGACCTCTACCACCGCCCCACCGACGGCAAGGGCGAATGGGACACCTACGTCGGCGACTGGGACCTCATGGGCAGCCAGTTCGGCCTCGCCCCCGACCTGTTCGGCTGGCACAAGTGGAAACTGGGCTGGCTGGAAACGCGCCAGGTGGCCTGTCTGCGGGAGCACGGGACCACGAGGCTGACGTTGGAGCCGCTGGGGTCGGGTCCGGTGACGGGCGGGGCGGGGACGGCGGCATCAGGAGCGCCGGTTTCCGTCGCGAGCGCCCCTGCCCTGGCCGGTCCGGCACCGGCTTCGGGCTCCGGGAGACCGCCCTCGGACTCGGAGGGCTCCGCCTCGGGTCCCTGGGGCTCGGTTCCCGGTCCCGGGGGGTCCGCCTCGGGCTCCGGGGCGCCCGTCTCGGGCCCCGTCTCCGACCCCGTCTCCGGGGGGTCTGTCCCGGGCTCCCGGGCGCGGACCTCGGCCCTCTCGGCCTCGCGGGCGGTCCTGCCCACCTCGGCGCCGGGGGCGCGCATCTTCGGTTCCGGCCGCGGTACCAAATTGGCGGTCGTCCGTACGGGTCCCGACAGTGCGCTGGCCTTCGAGGCGCGCACCTCGACGGGCAACGACGGCGCCACCTGCACACAGGGCATCCTGATCTACCGCATCCGCAGCGAGGCCGACTCCGGCGACGGCCCGGTCGAGGTCATCGACGCCCACCCGCACTCCGAGTCCTGCTGGGGTGAATCGGTCTACCCGCCCCTGGCGGACGCGCCCGTCGGACTCGGGGAGAGTTTCACGGTCCCCGGCGAGAAGGTGCGCGTCGAGGTCGAGGACCGGACGGCGTCCGGGGCGTGGACGGTGAAGATCACGACAGGCTGA
- a CDS encoding bifunctional DNA primase/polymerase produces the protein MSSTRNSASSAAPLPDRFDVSGVTPDGAAWLASAGTYPRSTLTLWEERPTAPVVLPCGTAFDIVNVPTIFGRRMLDRMWDEGPGSGPVAVHRGRMLLFSAPGTAQRLPSLLEWEEWGAGESGESGRVDAIPPLLCHGVGDAVTVPALSPVAHLASRWLVAPDTRHPWLPGPEILVWAAVRAARTAASAAVRISIFPPADQDAKVYDVSRRR, from the coding sequence ATGAGCAGCACACGGAATTCGGCAAGCTCCGCCGCCCCGTTGCCCGACCGGTTCGACGTCTCCGGCGTCACCCCGGACGGAGCCGCCTGGCTCGCCTCGGCAGGAACGTATCCGCGCAGCACCCTCACCCTCTGGGAGGAACGCCCGACCGCCCCGGTCGTCCTGCCCTGCGGCACCGCCTTCGACATCGTCAACGTACCCACGATCTTCGGCCGGCGGATGCTCGACCGGATGTGGGACGAGGGGCCGGGCTCCGGCCCGGTGGCCGTGCACCGCGGGCGGATGCTGCTGTTCAGCGCGCCGGGCACCGCACAGCGCCTGCCGTCGCTCCTGGAGTGGGAGGAGTGGGGGGCGGGTGAGTCGGGGGAATCCGGGCGCGTCGACGCCATTCCTCCGCTGCTCTGCCACGGGGTCGGCGACGCCGTGACCGTGCCCGCCCTGAGCCCCGTCGCCCACCTCGCGTCCCGCTGGCTGGTGGCCCCCGACACCCGGCATCCGTGGCTTCCGGGGCCCGAGATCCTGGTGTGGGCGGCCGTCCGGGCGGCCCGCACGGCCGCCTCCGCCGCGGTGCGGATATCGATTTTTCCTCCCGCCGATCAGGATGCTAAGGTCTACGACGTCAGCAGGCGCCGCTAG
- a CDS encoding AAA domain-containing protein, with protein sequence MTTAFDPGAAAGRATDAILNDTLHGTHRGVVVDSPPGAGKSTLVVRAALELASAGRPLMVIAQTNAQVDDLVLRLAEKNGELPVGRLHSSDPDPYDKALDDLPNVRKSTKAGDLSGLDVVVSTAAKWAHVKGVEPWRHAIVDEAYQMRSDALLAVAGLFERALFVGDPGQLDPFAIVGSEQWAGLSYDPSASAVTTLLAHNPDLPQHRLPVSWRLPASAAPLVSDAFYPYTPFRSGTGHGDRRLKFAVASDGSGPDRVIDEAAEAGWGLLELPARHTPRTDPEAVGAVAQVVRRLLDRGGAATSERAEEPVPLTADRIAVGTAHRDQAAAVRAALADLGVADVTVDTANRLQGREFDVTVVLHPLSGRPDATAFHLETGRLCVLASRHRHACIVVCRAGVTELLDDHPSTEPVQLGVTVKFPDGWEANHAVLSHLAEHRVVWRP encoded by the coding sequence GTGACCACGGCCTTCGATCCCGGAGCCGCGGCCGGCCGCGCCACCGACGCCATCCTGAACGACACCCTGCACGGCACGCACCGCGGCGTCGTGGTCGACTCTCCCCCGGGCGCCGGGAAATCCACCCTCGTCGTCCGCGCGGCGCTCGAACTCGCCTCCGCCGGGCGCCCGTTGATGGTCATCGCGCAGACCAACGCCCAGGTCGACGACCTGGTGCTGCGACTCGCCGAGAAGAACGGGGAGCTGCCGGTAGGCCGCTTGCACAGCAGCGATCCCGACCCCTACGACAAGGCTCTGGACGACCTGCCGAACGTCCGCAAGTCCACGAAGGCCGGCGATCTGTCCGGACTGGACGTGGTCGTCTCGACCGCCGCCAAGTGGGCCCACGTCAAGGGGGTCGAGCCGTGGCGGCACGCGATCGTCGACGAGGCCTACCAGATGCGGTCGGACGCGCTGCTGGCCGTGGCGGGGCTCTTCGAGCGGGCTCTGTTCGTGGGCGACCCCGGGCAGTTGGACCCGTTCGCGATCGTCGGCTCGGAGCAGTGGGCGGGGCTGTCGTACGACCCGTCGGCGTCCGCGGTGACGACACTGCTCGCCCACAACCCCGACCTGCCGCAGCACCGCCTCCCGGTGTCCTGGCGGCTGCCGGCCTCCGCGGCGCCGCTCGTCTCGGACGCGTTCTACCCATACACGCCGTTCCGCAGCGGCACCGGCCATGGTGACCGGCGGCTGAAGTTCGCTGTGGCGTCGGACGGTTCGGGTCCCGACCGGGTCATCGACGAGGCGGCGGAGGCGGGTTGGGGGCTGCTGGAGCTGCCCGCCCGGCACACGCCGCGTACGGACCCGGAGGCGGTAGGGGCGGTGGCCCAGGTCGTACGACGGCTGCTGGACCGGGGCGGTGCGGCCACCTCGGAGCGGGCGGAGGAACCGGTACCCCTGACCGCCGACCGGATCGCCGTCGGCACGGCGCACCGGGACCAGGCGGCGGCCGTACGGGCGGCGCTCGCCGACCTCGGGGTCGCGGACGTCACCGTCGACACGGCGAATCGGCTTCAGGGGCGGGAGTTCGACGTCACCGTGGTGCTGCATCCGCTGTCCGGGCGGCCCGACGCGACCGCGTTCCACCTGGAGACGGGGCGGCTGTGCGTCCTCGCCTCGCGGCATCGGCACGCGTGCATCGTGGTGTGCCGGGCGGGAGTGACGGAACTGCTGGACGACCATCCGTCGACGGAGCCGGTGCAGCTGGGGGTCACGGTGAAGTTTCCCGACGGCTGGGAGGCCAATCACGCGGTGCTGTCGCATCTGGCGGAGCATCGGGTGGTGTGGCGACCGTAG